From one Paenibacillus terrae HPL-003 genomic stretch:
- a CDS encoding ABC transporter permease: protein MKAIAFHRMKMHWPLYVMAIPGIVFLIVFKYIPLAGAVIAFKDYSVFQGFMDSPWVGFKHFKTLIDHPDFARVFGNTLMLGALKLVLIFPVPVLLALMINEIRKTALKKGIQTALYIPHFLSWVIVGGILFDFFSLSGLFNIIIGWFGDESVLAMQESAYFRPIYVLASIWRDAGWGTVVYMAAISAIDLQLYESAMIDGASRFRQIRHITFPILLPTVMVLFLLEIGNFLDLGFDQVYNLLTPMTYNVGDILDTYVFRTGIQQAQYSFATAVGLFQSVIGFIMVYTFNKLSKKVSDDGGLW, encoded by the coding sequence TTGAAAGCTATTGCATTTCATCGCATGAAGATGCACTGGCCACTGTACGTGATGGCGATTCCGGGAATCGTTTTTCTCATCGTATTTAAATACATTCCGCTGGCTGGTGCTGTAATCGCCTTCAAAGATTATTCAGTTTTCCAAGGTTTCATGGATAGTCCCTGGGTAGGCTTCAAGCATTTTAAGACCTTGATTGATCATCCTGACTTCGCCCGAGTGTTCGGCAACACCCTGATGTTGGGAGCTCTCAAGCTCGTACTGATCTTCCCGGTGCCGGTACTGCTGGCGCTGATGATCAACGAGATTCGAAAAACAGCGTTGAAGAAAGGAATCCAGACCGCTCTGTACATTCCGCATTTTTTGTCTTGGGTAATCGTTGGAGGTATTCTCTTCGATTTCTTTTCATTAAGCGGATTGTTCAACATTATTATCGGGTGGTTCGGAGACGAGTCAGTGCTAGCCATGCAAGAAAGCGCATACTTCCGACCGATTTACGTGCTTGCTTCGATATGGAGGGATGCCGGATGGGGCACCGTGGTGTATATGGCTGCTATAAGCGCGATTGATCTTCAGCTCTATGAATCAGCAATGATCGACGGCGCATCGAGATTTAGGCAAATTCGCCATATTACGTTCCCGATTCTCTTACCTACCGTAATGGTATTGTTCTTGCTGGAAATAGGAAATTTCTTGGATCTCGGCTTTGATCAGGTGTACAATCTGCTCACTCCGATGACATACAACGTAGGAGATATCCTGGATACGTACGTGTTCCGGACTGGTATTCAGCAGGCGCAGTACAGTTTTGCTACAGCGGTAGGGCTGTTTCAATCGGTGATTGGATTTATTATGGTATACACGTTCAATAAGCTGTCGAAGAAAGTATCGGATGATGGGGGGCTCTGGTAG
- a CDS encoding response regulator: MKVFLVDDEKGIVTGLKTIIERFIPECEVVGAAYNGLEGYQLIRKKQPDIVITDIRMPQADGLDMIRMLKEEDCRAEFILLSGYAEFEYARKGLQLGARFYINKPVEEEELRSCVCQVMELVRADRAKLQEVDELKQEVYNRIQEDALRDILDTGSDQSDLMGELLRIAQIPMETIRFVSIMLEFDGSTDFLKELGLQPVFRQIDIALGQFRKVYRFRYSVAQIAVVIAHGSIIDYGALVRTMNRMKEAIYRELKLSITVGVGTVQEQAMGISQSFEEARNALSYKVIKGAHAVIPFSEIMNMTSRSHTVSEEAIAQLEAALDNMDEIGCVNIIREIFRGMEAEPSMSPADLQLKCLHILLSSIRKMSFQQLQQNEFLGRNILSLEGISRFRTLEYLEEWMIQVIRGILAFKLEHNIPKKKDMITEIKEYVQKHYNEPISLANLAARFYISPFYLSQVFKQKTGETYLNYLIQIRIDKAKTLLENTDLKIYEICQQVGYSDPQHFTRMFEKLTGSRPREYRKNLPSV; encoded by the coding sequence ATGAAGGTGTTTCTGGTGGATGATGAGAAAGGGATTGTCACGGGTCTTAAAACCATCATCGAGCGTTTTATCCCTGAATGCGAGGTGGTTGGTGCAGCATACAACGGCCTGGAAGGTTACCAATTAATTCGTAAAAAGCAACCGGACATTGTCATTACTGATATCCGTATGCCTCAGGCTGATGGCCTGGATATGATTCGCATGCTCAAGGAAGAGGATTGCCGGGCGGAATTCATTTTGTTAAGCGGTTATGCGGAATTTGAATACGCCCGCAAAGGCTTGCAACTGGGAGCCCGATTTTATATCAACAAGCCGGTTGAGGAAGAAGAGCTGCGCAGCTGTGTTTGTCAGGTCATGGAGCTGGTCCGTGCGGACAGGGCTAAATTGCAGGAAGTAGACGAGTTGAAGCAGGAGGTGTATAACCGTATCCAGGAAGATGCGTTGCGGGACATCCTGGATACTGGCAGTGACCAATCAGACCTTATGGGAGAGTTGCTTAGGATTGCTCAAATTCCAATGGAAACAATCAGGTTTGTGTCCATCATGCTTGAATTCGATGGCAGTACGGATTTCCTGAAGGAACTTGGTTTACAGCCAGTATTCCGACAGATAGACATAGCTCTGGGACAGTTCCGGAAAGTATATCGGTTTCGATATTCGGTAGCCCAGATTGCTGTGGTGATTGCCCATGGCAGTATCATTGATTATGGCGCATTGGTCCGTACCATGAATCGTATGAAGGAGGCAATCTATCGGGAATTGAAGCTGTCTATCACTGTTGGAGTCGGCACGGTGCAGGAGCAGGCAATGGGAATTAGCCAATCTTTTGAGGAAGCAAGAAATGCGCTAAGTTACAAAGTCATCAAGGGAGCACACGCTGTAATCCCATTTTCCGAGATCATGAATATGACAAGCAGGAGTCACACCGTATCTGAAGAGGCCATAGCCCAATTGGAAGCAGCTCTCGACAACATGGACGAGATCGGATGCGTGAATATCATTCGCGAGATTTTTCGAGGGATGGAAGCTGAACCAAGCATGAGCCCGGCAGACCTCCAGTTGAAATGCTTACACATTCTTTTATCAAGTATCCGAAAGATGTCTTTTCAGCAACTGCAGCAGAATGAATTCCTGGGCCGGAACATTTTGTCTTTAGAGGGCATTTCAAGATTTCGAACGCTGGAATACCTGGAGGAATGGATGATTCAAGTCATTCGAGGGATTCTTGCATTCAAGCTGGAGCATAATATTCCCAAAAAGAAGGATATGATTACAGAGATCAAGGAATACGTACAGAAGCATTACAATGAACCCATTAGCCTGGCAAATCTGGCTGCCCGATTTTATATAAGCCCTTTTTATTTGAGCCAGGTTTTCAAACAAAAGACAGGAGAAACCTATTTGAATTACTTAATACAGATCCGAATCGATAAAGCGAAAACTTTGCTGGAGAACACCGATTTGAAAATATATGAAATCTGCCAGCAGGTAGGGTACTCGGATCCACAGCATTTTACGCGGATGTTCGAAAAGCTGACAGGGAGCAGACCCAGAGAATACCGGAAGAATCTACCGAGCGTGTAA
- a CDS encoding extracellular solute-binding protein, translating to MKLKKTGLLLAAIILAATAATGCSGSKNASEGQANTSQNQASSGDNVVDIEVWGTNIGYKPVEKGSKLYELYKEKLGVGVINPYVEWNGGTNYLNQLNLKIAANEMPDLFIPQQGIENSLAKSGAIADLTELLPKYAPNVWEAIPQDMWKVVKANDPTGQGKIYYIPGMVDYGRYGGMIRQDWLDKLGLPMPKTQDEYVQVLKAFRDKDPNGNGQKDEIPTGGREQARWMDHLFAMYGVAMFEGYPEWDIYDGQLTYSAVTPNMKAALEFLAELYKEGLIDKESLLNTKDKWDGKIQSDKVGNYFHWIEHGNLILENLNKNTGVKAEFSVLPVPRVEGYKGFYTWKRFAPPQWVVKNNKDQEKLMATLKLLNNMYDKKNWKDLFLGVEGMHYTMKDGKAVKLPDDKSTQENMILNTSSSVATLDFTTELFKSTASEDNKWAIDQVTRNMKEAQQYAKIIAGDGMPASVYDGYPDINNRTLYVEYATKIILGQYPISKFDEFVEKWNQYGGEEVTNRAREWYSKVNK from the coding sequence ATGAAACTTAAAAAGACGGGCCTGCTCCTGGCCGCAATTATCCTTGCAGCTACTGCAGCAACGGGATGCAGCGGAAGTAAAAATGCTTCCGAAGGCCAAGCGAATACGAGCCAGAATCAGGCCTCTAGCGGAGATAATGTTGTCGATATTGAAGTATGGGGAACGAACATCGGTTATAAACCGGTCGAGAAAGGTAGCAAGCTGTATGAATTATACAAGGAAAAGCTTGGCGTAGGTGTCATCAATCCTTATGTGGAGTGGAATGGAGGCACTAACTACCTGAATCAGTTGAACCTGAAAATCGCTGCTAACGAAATGCCGGATCTGTTCATACCCCAGCAGGGCATTGAGAACAGTCTGGCTAAAAGCGGCGCGATTGCCGATCTGACTGAGCTGTTGCCTAAATATGCACCGAACGTATGGGAAGCCATTCCACAGGATATGTGGAAGGTGGTCAAGGCGAACGACCCTACCGGTCAAGGGAAGATCTATTATATTCCGGGTATGGTGGACTACGGAAGGTACGGCGGCATGATCCGCCAGGATTGGCTCGATAAGCTGGGCCTGCCGATGCCGAAGACCCAAGACGAATATGTACAGGTGCTGAAGGCATTCCGGGACAAAGATCCTAATGGCAATGGTCAAAAGGATGAGATTCCGACAGGCGGTCGTGAGCAGGCCCGCTGGATGGATCATTTGTTCGCCATGTACGGGGTAGCCATGTTCGAAGGCTACCCGGAATGGGACATTTACGACGGGCAGCTGACTTATTCTGCGGTAACTCCGAATATGAAAGCAGCTCTGGAGTTTTTGGCGGAGTTGTACAAGGAAGGATTAATCGATAAGGAGTCGCTTTTAAACACAAAGGATAAGTGGGACGGCAAGATCCAGTCCGATAAAGTAGGTAACTATTTCCATTGGATCGAGCATGGGAATTTGATTTTAGAAAACTTAAATAAAAACACGGGCGTGAAGGCTGAATTTTCCGTTCTCCCCGTACCACGGGTAGAGGGCTATAAGGGCTTCTACACCTGGAAGAGATTTGCCCCACCTCAATGGGTCGTCAAGAACAATAAGGATCAAGAGAAGTTAATGGCCACCTTAAAGCTGCTGAACAACATGTACGATAAAAAGAATTGGAAAGATTTGTTCCTCGGCGTAGAAGGAATGCACTATACGATGAAGGACGGTAAAGCCGTCAAACTGCCTGATGACAAGAGCACTCAGGAAAATATGATTCTTAATACATCTTCGTCTGTAGCGACACTTGATTTTACCACCGAGCTCTTCAAGAGCACTGCATCGGAAGACAATAAGTGGGCAATAGATCAGGTCACCCGAAATATGAAGGAAGCCCAGCAGTATGCCAAGATCATTGCTGGCGACGGCATGCCGGCGAGTGTGTATGACGGCTACCCGGACATTAACAATCGTACGCTGTATGTGGAATA
- a CDS encoding carbohydrate ABC transporter permease, with product MPESRGEKVFVTGITVFLILFSIIAIIPLLSVIATSFSSKSAVDMNLVTLWPKQFTLDSWMYIIDRPDLWKSFFLTLGSTVIGTVLALLMTALFAYPLSKPEFRWGSVIMVGVVIAMIFKAPIVPYFLTVRSIGLYDNPLVLIVPHILNPFNLIIMRTFFKQFSKDLEEAALLEGCGYFRMLFQFVLPLSKAVLATLALFYGVVLWNQFQHPLFFLQDTNLFPLQIKIRQFITDDNVIMAGAASTADLNYNERTLRAATVIFAIIPIILVYPFLQKYFVKGAMIGSVKG from the coding sequence ATGCCTGAATCGAGAGGGGAAAAGGTATTCGTTACGGGAATTACAGTCTTTCTCATCCTGTTTTCCATAATAGCAATCATACCGCTCCTGTCCGTGATCGCGACCTCGTTCAGCTCCAAAAGTGCTGTCGATATGAACCTGGTCACATTATGGCCGAAGCAATTTACGCTGGATTCATGGATGTATATCATCGACCGTCCTGACTTATGGAAATCATTTTTCCTGACGCTGGGCTCCACGGTGATCGGCACGGTATTGGCGCTTCTGATGACCGCCTTGTTCGCGTACCCACTGTCAAAGCCCGAGTTCCGCTGGGGTTCCGTCATTATGGTGGGGGTCGTGATCGCTATGATCTTCAAGGCGCCTATTGTGCCTTATTTCCTGACGGTTCGGAGTATCGGCCTGTATGATAATCCACTGGTTCTGATCGTGCCGCATATTCTGAATCCATTCAATCTAATCATCATGAGAACCTTCTTCAAACAATTCTCCAAGGATCTGGAGGAAGCCGCCCTTCTTGAGGGTTGCGGATATTTCCGAATGCTGTTCCAATTCGTGCTTCCACTGTCCAAGGCCGTACTGGCAACACTTGCTTTATTCTACGGTGTGGTGCTCTGGAATCAGTTCCAGCATCCTCTCTTTTTCTTGCAGGATACGAATTTGTTCCCGCTTCAGATCAAGATCAGACAGTTCATCACCGACGATAACGTGATTATGGCGGGGGCCGCATCAACGGCTGATCTCAACTATAATGAGCGAACCTTGAGAGCGGCGACAGTTATTTTCGCAATTATACCGATCATACTGGTGTATCCTTTCTTGCAGAAATATTTCGTCAAAGGAGCCATGATCGGCTCCGTAAAAGGATGA